In the Prosthecomicrobium sp. N25 genome, one interval contains:
- a CDS encoding lytic murein transglycosylase, with protein sequence MRRFAIGTGMRAVVTAVVTLLSWPVLAGPECQGGAEFPAWLQGVKAEAVRQGVPAPVADAALADVRFDPSIVRRDRGQGVFQQSFLQFSDRMVSADRMSRGTALLRTQAALLERIEARFGVPAPVLVAFWGLETDFGADKGKFPILTSLATLAYDCRRPDFFRPELIDALRIVARGDLTPAQMIGDWAGEQGHMMMTPTDYVAAAVDFDGDGRRNVIDSMPDALASGANLLVRFGWKRGEPWLTEVRVPAELPWDQADLAIRHPRSQWVAWGVKGAASPLPSDGQPASLLLPMGRFGPAFLAYPNFQAFLGWNKAFVYATTAAYYATRLAGAPPVGRGAGVPPPLTTDQVRQLQTLLVQRGFTAEKPDGRVGLATRSAVRAAQKRYGLPADSYPTADLIERLKGG encoded by the coding sequence ATGCGGCGATTCGCGATCGGGACGGGAATGCGGGCGGTCGTCACCGCGGTGGTGACGCTTCTGTCGTGGCCGGTCCTGGCCGGGCCCGAATGCCAGGGCGGCGCGGAGTTTCCCGCCTGGCTCCAGGGCGTCAAGGCGGAGGCCGTCCGGCAAGGCGTGCCGGCGCCGGTCGCCGACGCGGCGCTGGCGGATGTCCGCTTCGATCCGTCCATCGTGCGCCGCGACCGCGGCCAGGGGGTCTTCCAGCAGAGCTTCCTGCAGTTCTCAGATCGCATGGTCTCGGCCGACCGGATGAGCCGCGGCACGGCCCTGCTGAGGACCCAGGCCGCCCTCCTGGAGCGCATCGAGGCCCGCTTCGGCGTCCCCGCCCCCGTCCTCGTCGCCTTCTGGGGGCTGGAGACGGACTTCGGCGCCGACAAGGGCAAGTTTCCGATCCTCACCTCGCTCGCCACGCTCGCCTACGACTGCCGACGCCCGGACTTCTTCCGTCCCGAGCTCATCGACGCCCTGCGCATCGTCGCCCGCGGCGACCTGACCCCGGCGCAGATGATCGGCGACTGGGCGGGCGAGCAGGGTCACATGATGATGACCCCGACCGACTACGTGGCCGCGGCGGTCGACTTCGACGGCGACGGGCGGCGCAACGTGATCGACTCGATGCCCGACGCGCTCGCCTCGGGCGCGAACCTGCTGGTGCGTTTCGGCTGGAAGCGCGGCGAGCCCTGGCTGACCGAGGTCCGCGTGCCCGCCGAGCTGCCCTGGGACCAGGCCGACCTCGCCATCCGCCACCCGCGCTCCCAGTGGGTCGCCTGGGGCGTGAAGGGCGCCGCGTCGCCGCTGCCCTCCGACGGCCAGCCCGCCTCGCTGCTCCTGCCCATGGGCCGCTTCGGGCCGGCCTTCCTGGCCTACCCCAACTTCCAGGCCTTCCTGGGCTGGAACAAGGCCTTCGTGTACGCCACCACGGCCGCCTACTACGCCACCCGCCTCGCCGGCGCGCCCCCGGTCGGCCGGGGCGCGGGAGTGCCTCCGCCCCTGACGACCGACCAGGTCCGCCAGTTGCAGACCCTTCTGGTCCAGCGCGGCTTCACCGCCGAGAAGCCCGATGGCCGCGTCGGCCTCGCCACCCGCTCCGCCGTGCGGGCGGCGCAGAAGCGCTACGGCCTGCCGGCGGACAGCTATCCCACGGCGGACCTGATCGAACGGCTGAAGGGCGGCTGA
- a CDS encoding sensor histidine kinase, producing the protein MTLIDKDRTGAGGGAGGGPPRNALRDALDGAGIGILELDFATGAAIASEALARSLGEADFGAPGPFDSLRGKIGPDDRTALDAAVERARTSRLPFALRVLVDRPDGTRRAVALTGRVAEDAASHRLVVVATDLEPIRQAQAAHREAERRFRTLADAMPQMVWSTRPDGYHDYYNGQWYEFTGVAERGTDGEGWNAMFHPDDQALAWERWRHSLATGDPYEIEYRLRHRSGAYRWVLGRALPVRDETGRIERWFGTCTDIEDLKRAEAARRESEERLTLALSAGGFVGTWVWEIPADRVVADERFARLFSVDPAEAAAGTPLAPFLAAIHPEDRDRVAAGIRAAVEEGQPYRAEYRVLQPDGALRWIDARGRCERDHEGRPLRFPGTVVDITDRRLAEEARDLVTRELSHRIKNIFAVIGSLITLSARGEPGARDYAQALRRRIDALAQAQNYVRPHSPESRPAGDADQTLAGLLDLLLAPYQEGDRRVEISGDDAPVGPNAAVALALILHELATNAVKYGALSADRGRILVEVSTAPVDGSRRIVWSEHGGPPVGAPSRQGFGTLMSARAAAGQLGGTIEHDWRPDGLVVTLGVPADRLTR; encoded by the coding sequence ATGACGCTGATCGACAAGGACCGGACCGGAGCCGGCGGAGGGGCCGGCGGGGGGCCCCCGAGAAATGCCCTCCGGGACGCCCTCGACGGCGCCGGCATTGGCATCCTGGAACTCGACTTCGCCACCGGGGCCGCGATCGCCTCTGAGGCCCTCGCCCGCAGCCTCGGCGAGGCGGATTTCGGCGCACCCGGTCCGTTCGACTCGCTTCGCGGCAAGATCGGGCCTGACGACCGCACCGCCCTCGACGCCGCCGTGGAGCGCGCCAGGACGTCACGCCTTCCCTTCGCGCTCCGCGTCCTGGTGGATCGGCCGGACGGCACCCGGCGCGCCGTCGCGCTGACCGGGCGGGTCGCCGAGGATGCCGCGAGCCACCGCCTCGTCGTCGTGGCGACCGACCTCGAGCCGATCCGGCAGGCCCAGGCGGCCCATCGCGAGGCTGAGCGCCGCTTCCGCACCCTCGCCGATGCCATGCCGCAGATGGTCTGGTCGACCCGGCCGGACGGCTACCACGACTACTACAACGGCCAATGGTATGAATTCACCGGCGTCGCCGAACGCGGCACGGACGGCGAGGGCTGGAACGCCATGTTCCACCCGGATGACCAGGCGCTCGCCTGGGAACGCTGGCGCCATTCGCTGGCGACCGGCGATCCCTACGAGATCGAATATCGCCTGCGGCATCGCTCGGGTGCCTACCGCTGGGTGCTCGGCCGCGCCCTGCCGGTCCGCGACGAGACCGGGCGGATCGAGCGCTGGTTCGGCACCTGCACGGACATCGAGGACCTGAAGCGGGCCGAGGCGGCCCGTCGGGAGAGCGAGGAGCGGCTGACGCTCGCCCTCTCGGCCGGCGGCTTCGTCGGTACCTGGGTCTGGGAGATCCCGGCCGACCGTGTCGTCGCCGACGAGCGCTTCGCGCGCCTCTTCTCCGTCGATCCGGCCGAGGCCGCGGCCGGCACACCGCTCGCCCCGTTCCTCGCCGCGATCCACCCGGAGGACCGCGACCGCGTCGCCGCCGGGATCCGCGCCGCCGTTGAGGAGGGCCAGCCCTATCGAGCCGAATACCGCGTGCTCCAGCCGGACGGAGCCCTCCGCTGGATCGACGCCCGCGGCCGCTGCGAGCGCGACCATGAGGGCCGCCCCCTCCGCTTTCCCGGCACCGTCGTCGACATCACCGACCGCCGTCTCGCCGAGGAGGCGCGCGACCTCGTCACCCGCGAACTCAGCCACCGCATCAAGAACATCTTCGCGGTGATCGGCAGCCTGATCACGCTCTCGGCCCGCGGCGAACCGGGCGCCCGCGACTACGCGCAGGCACTGCGGCGGCGCATCGACGCCCTCGCGCAGGCGCAGAACTACGTCCGGCCCCACAGCCCCGAGAGCCGCCCGGCCGGGGACGCCGACCAAACCCTCGCCGGGCTCCTGGACCTTCTGCTGGCCCCCTACCAGGAGGGCGACCGACGCGTCGAGATCTCGGGCGACGATGCGCCCGTCGGCCCCAACGCGGCCGTCGCCCTGGCGCTGATCCTCCATGAACTCGCCACCAACGCCGTGAAGTACGGCGCCCTCTCGGCCGACCGGGGACGGATCCTCGTCGAGGTCAGCACCGCGCCGGTGGACGGCAGCCGACGGATCGTCTGGTCCGAGCACGGCGGCCCGCCCGTCGGCGCGCCGTCCCGGCAGGGATTCGGCACGCTCATGTCGGCCCGCGCCGCGGCCGGCCAGCTCGGCGGCACCATCGAGCACGACTGGCGCCCGGACGGTCTGGTGGTGACCCTCGGCGTGCCGGCCGACCGGCTGACGCGCTGA
- a CDS encoding response regulator — protein sequence MKPRVLIVEDDPLIALDLEIIIADKVPAEVIVAASVADARRHVAEPITFALLDIDVLDGKTFEIAEALAARNTPFVFVSGSKPQEVPEPLRRAGFIPKPYRPEKIEETVEAALATR from the coding sequence GTGAAACCGCGTGTCCTGATCGTCGAGGACGATCCGCTGATCGCCTTGGACCTGGAGATCATCATCGCCGACAAGGTTCCGGCGGAGGTGATCGTCGCCGCGTCCGTGGCCGACGCCCGTCGTCACGTGGCGGAGCCGATCACCTTCGCCCTCCTCGACATCGACGTCCTCGACGGCAAGACCTTCGAGATCGCCGAAGCCCTGGCCGCCCGCAACACGCCCTTCGTCTTCGTCTCCGGGTCCAAGCCTCAGGAAGTCCCCGAGCCTTTGCGCCGCGCTGGATTCATTCCGAAGCCCTACCGGCCCGAGAAGATCGAAGAGACCGTGGAAGCCGCGCTCGCCACGCGCTGA
- the otsB gene encoding trehalose-phosphatase, translating to MNLSDTATKPPPPAIAWTEEWAPFLDIDGTLLDFAGHPAAVVVPKDLVAMLERLRERCGCLALVTGRSLDQVDALFGPDRFHVAASHGAVIRSALGTRDAAGHGESTRAIAGHLEALVARHPGTFVEDKGHSVALHFRLAPEAAPALLAAAEDLAAQAPETWRVLTGKGVVEIAPRAASKGTAIGALLGEAGYSGKRPFFAGDDLTDEDGFAMVDYAGGLGVLVGPNRPSAARWRIPGPEAFRRWLAAGLGPI from the coding sequence ATGAACCTCTCCGACACCGCCACCAAGCCGCCGCCGCCCGCCATCGCCTGGACGGAGGAGTGGGCGCCCTTCCTGGACATCGACGGCACCTTGCTCGACTTCGCCGGGCATCCGGCCGCCGTGGTGGTGCCCAAGGATCTCGTCGCCATGCTGGAACGCCTGCGCGAGCGCTGCGGCTGCCTGGCGCTGGTCACCGGCCGGTCGCTCGACCAGGTTGATGCGCTGTTCGGCCCGGACCGCTTCCACGTCGCCGCCAGCCACGGCGCCGTCATCCGCTCCGCCCTCGGCACCCGCGACGCCGCCGGACACGGCGAATCCACCCGCGCCATCGCGGGCCACCTGGAGGCGCTGGTCGCCCGCCATCCGGGGACCTTCGTGGAAGACAAGGGTCATTCCGTCGCGCTGCACTTCCGCCTCGCCCCGGAGGCGGCCCCCGCCCTGCTCGCCGCCGCCGAGGACCTCGCCGCCCAGGCGCCCGAGACCTGGCGCGTCCTGACCGGCAAGGGCGTCGTCGAGATCGCCCCGCGGGCGGCCAGCAAGGGGACCGCCATCGGCGCGCTTCTCGGCGAGGCGGGCTACAGCGGCAAGCGGCCCTTCTTCGCCGGCGACGACCTCACCGACGAGGACGGCTTCGCCATGGTCGACTATGCGGGCGGCCTCGGCGTCCTGGTCGGCCCCAACCGGCCGAGCGCCGCGCGTTGGCGGATCCCGGGGCCGGAGGCCTTCCGGCGCTGGCTGGCGGCCGGACTCGGTCCGATTTGA
- a CDS encoding alpha,alpha-trehalose-phosphate synthase (UDP-forming), translating into MQSLYRFSLPLIAAVLALAVVAGVTAENFLARWFERDVELRSELVFNALEPTVRPLADRGDEVGLARAFDGVARDERVLAIGLCDLAGRVVAASRNWPGDGTCAPVVEEAPRTVFDRRNLATGAALVASFPMVVQPDRRLRLVVVHDMSFAARRTAAALATLVVFVALLVATGVLVTVGVARATLAAWSKAIVQSLDPRTRSRSEADIAPELRPVIREVRQTLRDLDIGRMRGSSIRVHWSPETLAQAIHNELPGSEVIVVSNREPYIHDRDGDRVVVRRPASGLVSALEPVIRATNGVWIAHGSGTADREAVDAGDRVAVPPGEPAYTLRRVWLSEEEENGYYYRFANEGLWPLCHIAFVRPQFRREDWELYRSVNQRFADTVVEEAKTRNPIVFVQDYHFALLPRMIRQRLPDATVITFWHIPWPNAEVFSICPWREEILDGLLGSSILGFHTRFHVNNFVESVDRFMESNIDRELSAISTGGEQTFVNAYPISIEWPPRAMKGIADVPTCRARVRERFGLPPDILIGAGVERFDYTKGIPDRLRAVGALLERHPEWIGRFVFVQVAAPTRSKLDAYKGLQQEAEAVTAEINARFGRDGWSPIVLVVRHHEPDEVLELFRAADFCVVTSLHDGMNLVAKEFVASRDDDRGVLVLSTFAGASRELLEALIVNPYDVDTLAETLHQALGMPEDEQRDRMRLMREMVRDNNVYAWAGTMLLEAARMRKRREVQRQFGP; encoded by the coding sequence ATGCAGAGTCTCTATCGCTTTTCCCTGCCGCTCATCGCGGCCGTGCTCGCGCTCGCCGTCGTCGCCGGAGTGACTGCGGAGAACTTCCTGGCACGCTGGTTCGAGCGCGATGTGGAGTTGCGCTCCGAACTCGTCTTCAACGCCCTCGAGCCCACCGTCCGCCCTCTCGCCGACCGCGGCGACGAGGTCGGCCTCGCCCGCGCCTTCGACGGGGTCGCGCGCGACGAGCGCGTGCTCGCCATCGGGCTCTGCGACCTCGCCGGCCGCGTCGTCGCCGCCTCGCGCAATTGGCCCGGTGACGGAACCTGCGCGCCGGTCGTCGAGGAGGCCCCCAGGACGGTCTTCGACCGGCGCAACCTGGCGACCGGCGCCGCCCTCGTGGCGAGCTTCCCGATGGTCGTCCAGCCCGACCGGCGTTTGCGGCTCGTGGTCGTGCACGACATGAGCTTCGCGGCCCGCCGCACCGCGGCCGCCCTCGCCACCCTGGTGGTCTTCGTCGCCCTCCTGGTCGCCACCGGCGTGCTGGTGACCGTCGGGGTCGCCCGCGCCACCCTGGCGGCCTGGTCGAAGGCGATCGTGCAGTCCCTCGACCCGCGCACGCGCTCGCGCTCCGAGGCCGACATCGCCCCCGAGCTGCGCCCCGTCATCCGCGAAGTCCGGCAGACGCTGCGCGATCTCGACATCGGCCGGATGCGCGGCTCCTCCATCCGCGTCCACTGGTCCCCCGAGACCCTCGCCCAGGCGATCCACAACGAGCTGCCCGGCTCGGAGGTGATCGTGGTCTCGAACCGGGAGCCCTACATCCACGACCGCGACGGCGACCGGGTGGTCGTCCGGCGGCCGGCGAGCGGACTGGTCAGCGCGCTGGAGCCGGTCATCCGCGCCACCAACGGCGTCTGGATCGCGCACGGCAGCGGCACGGCCGACCGCGAGGCGGTCGACGCCGGCGACCGCGTGGCCGTGCCGCCCGGCGAGCCCGCCTACACGCTCCGCCGCGTCTGGCTCTCCGAGGAGGAGGAGAACGGCTACTACTACCGCTTCGCCAACGAGGGTCTCTGGCCGCTCTGCCACATCGCCTTCGTGCGCCCGCAGTTCCGCCGGGAGGACTGGGAACTGTACCGATCGGTCAACCAGCGCTTCGCCGACACGGTCGTCGAGGAGGCGAAGACCCGCAACCCGATCGTCTTCGTGCAGGACTACCACTTCGCCCTGCTGCCGCGCATGATCCGCCAGCGCCTGCCGGACGCGACGGTGATCACCTTTTGGCACATCCCCTGGCCGAACGCGGAGGTCTTCTCGATCTGCCCCTGGCGCGAGGAGATCCTCGACGGCCTGCTCGGCTCCTCCATCCTGGGCTTCCACACCCGCTTCCACGTCAACAACTTCGTCGAGTCGGTCGACCGCTTCATGGAGAGCAACATCGACCGGGAGCTTTCGGCCATTTCCACCGGCGGCGAGCAAACCTTCGTCAACGCCTATCCGATCTCCATCGAATGGCCGCCGCGCGCCATGAAGGGCATCGCCGACGTGCCGACCTGCCGGGCGCGCGTGCGCGAACGGTTCGGCCTCCCGCCGGACATCCTGATCGGCGCCGGCGTCGAGCGCTTCGACTACACCAAGGGCATCCCGGACCGGCTCCGGGCCGTCGGCGCCCTCCTGGAACGCCACCCGGAATGGATCGGCCGCTTCGTCTTTGTCCAGGTCGCCGCGCCGACCCGCTCGAAGCTCGACGCCTACAAGGGGCTGCAGCAGGAGGCCGAGGCCGTCACCGCCGAGATCAACGCCCGGTTCGGCCGCGATGGCTGGTCGCCGATCGTCCTGGTGGTCCGCCACCACGAGCCCGACGAGGTGCTGGAGCTCTTCCGCGCCGCCGACTTCTGCGTGGTCACCAGCCTGCACGACGGCATGAACCTGGTCGCCAAGGAATTCGTCGCCTCCCGCGACGACGACCGGGGCGTGCTGGTGCTGTCCACCTTCGCGGGTGCCTCGCGGGAACTCCTGGAGGCCCTGATCGTCAACCCCTACGACGTCGACACCCTGGCCGAGACGCTGCACCAGGCCCTCGGCATGCCCGAGGATGAGCAGCGCGACCGCATGCGCCTGATGCGCGAGATGGTCCGCGACAACAATGTCTACGCCTGGGCCGGCACCATGCTGTTGGAAGCGGCCCGCATGCGCAAGCGGCGCGAGGTGCAGCGCCAGTTCGGCCCCTGA